Proteins encoded in a region of the Diospyros lotus cultivar Yz01 chromosome 9, ASM1463336v1, whole genome shotgun sequence genome:
- the LOC127809799 gene encoding galactinol synthase 1-like produces MAPPEVPVGVFSGAGKVSTVRGGYVKRAYVTFLAGSGDYVKGVVGLAKGLRKAKSAYPLVVAILPDVPEEHRQILTSQGCIVREIEPIHPPENQVQFAMAYYVINYSKLRIWNFEEYSKMVYLDADIQVFDNIDHLFDMADGYFYAVMDCFCEKTWSHSPQYKIGYCQQCPEKVAWPEAEMGSPPPPLYFNAGMFVFEPSRLTFESLLHTLGITPPTPFAEQDFLNMFFQKMYKPIPLIYNLVLAMLWRHPENVELDKVKVVHYCAAGSKPWRYTGKEANMEREDIKMLVAKWWEIYNDESLDYKAADPQDTSNEGETFSRPSIMSSMPEPAISYIAAPSAA; encoded by the exons ATGGCTCCCCCGGAAGTTCCAGTGGGCGTCTTCTCCGGCGCCGGCAAGGTCTCGACGGTGCGCGGCGGGTACGTGAAGAGAGCGTACGTGACGTTCCTGGCCGGCAGCGGTGACTACGTGAAGGGAGTGGTGGGATTGGCGAAGGGGTTGAGGAAGGCCAAGAGCGCATATCCGCTGGTGGTGGCGATCTTGCCGGACGTGCCGGAGGAGCACCGCCAGATCTTGACGTCTCAGGGCTGCATTGTGAGAGAGATTGAGCCAATCCATCCGCCGGAAAACCAGGTTCAGTTCGCCATGGCCTACTACGTGATCAACTATTCCAAGCTTCGCATATGGAAT TTCGAAGAGTACAGCAAGATGGTGTATCTAGACGCAGACATCCAGGTGTTCGACAACATAGATCATCTCTTCGACATGGCAGACGGCTACTTTTACGCCGTGATGGACTGCTTCTGCGAGAAGACGTGGAGCCACTCTCCCCAGTACAAGATCGGCTACTGCCAGCAGTGCCCGGAGAAGGTGGCTTGGCCGGAGGCTGAGATGGGCTCTCCTCCGCCGCCGCTATACTTCAATGCCGGCATGTTTGTTTTTGAGCCCAGCCGCCTGACTTTTGAAAGCCTCCTCCACACTCTCGGGATCACCCCGCCAACACCCTTTGCAGAGCAA GATTTCCTGAACATGTTCTTCCAAAAGATGTACAAGCCGATTCCTCTAATTTACAACCTGGTTCTGGCAATGCTATGGCGCCACCCTGAGAATGTAGAGCTCGACAAAGTTAAAGTGGTGCACTATTGTGCCGCT GGATCAAAGCCATGGAGGTACACTGGAAAAGAAGCAAACATGGAGAGAGAGGACATAAAGATGCTGGTAGCAAAGTGGTGGGAGATTTACAATGATGAGTCTCTTGATTACAAGGCTGCTGATCCTCAAGACACTAGTAATGAGGGAGAGACCTTCTCAAGGCCCTCGATCATGTCGTCCATGCCTGAGCCTGCAATTTCCTATATAGCTGCCCCTTCCGCAGCATAA
- the LOC127809800 gene encoding uncharacterized protein LOC127809800: protein MDDSLHIRRKHSTEPSSGIHLTMPSFLMQLHGKLEKSIKSHLKASMKNNGGVKSATSIPEKDRRSSTALDADLEKQLQAWKVNPSWVDQSPEIKVTVPKGSLCNLNVKVNVGLPPDAVYNIVTDPDNKRVFKNIKEVLSRRVLVNEGHRQVVEVEQAALWRFLWWSGTISVHVLVDQNREDHTMKFKHVKTGFMERFEGCWKVEPLLADEKLCHPIIPKTLEDYVACTGGKGRLGSKVSLEQIIQPSFVPPPPISWYLRGITTKTTEMLINDLLAEAARIRADSDQNTGEIGTLQRSFDEYQVAQTLDIKRRWAFHRRSTRRLQRRSPLLVNH, encoded by the exons ATGGATGACAGCTTACATATCCGAAGGAAACACAGTACTGAACCTTCTAGTGGGATTCACCTAACAATGCCTAGTTTTCTCATGCAGCTCCATGGTAAACTTGAGAAGTCCATTAAG TCACATCTAAAGGCATCAATGAAAAATAATGGCGGGGTGAAGTCGGCAACCTCCATCCCAGAGAAGGATAGAAGGTCGTCTACTGCCTTGGATGCTGATCTTGAGAAGCAATTGCAAGCTTGGAAAGTAAATCCTAGTTGGGTTGATCAATCCCCAGAGATAAAG GTGACAGTACCCAAAGGTTCTCTTTGCAACCTGAACGTGAAAGTCAATGTTGGCCTGCCCCCAGATGCTGTATACAACATCGTGACAGACCCTGACAATAAGAGGGTCTTCAAGAATATTAAG GAAGTACTATCCAGAAGGGTCTTGGTCAATGAAGGTCACAGGCAGGTTGTTGAAGTTGAGCAAGCAGCTCTATGGAGATTTCTTTGGTGGTCGGGGACCATCTCTGTTCATGTCTTAGTAGATCAGAACAGAGAAGACCATACA ATGAAATTCAAGCACGTGAAAACGGGGTTTATGGAAAGATTTGAAGGCTGCTGGAAAGTCGAACCTTTGCTCGCTGATGAAAAGTTGTGTCACCCCATTATACCTAAAACCTTGGAAGACTATGTTGCATGCACCGGAGGGAAAGGAAGGCTCGGATCAAAAGTGAGCCTTGAGCAAATCATCCAGCCATCTTTTGTGCCACCTCCTCCCATTTCCTGGTATCTTAGGGGAATAACCACAAAAACCACGGAGATGCTGATTAATGATCTGCTTGCCGAAGCTGCTAGAATCCGGGCCGATTCTGATCAGAATACAGGAGAGATTGGGACGCTCCAAAGATCATTTGACGAATACCAAGTGGCTCAAACACTAGACATCAAACGAAGATGGGCCTTTCACCGGAGAAGCACAAGGCGATTGCAGAGAAGGTCGCCTCTGCTTGTTAATCACTAA